From a single Paenibacillus sp. FSL W8-0426 genomic region:
- a CDS encoding NCS2 family permease → MDNWFKLKERGTSVSTEIIAGITTFFTMVYIVIVNPGILSSTGMEFNGVFIATVLASIVATLIMGIWSNYPIVLAPGMGLNAFFAYSVVAGYGVSWQVALGAVFIAGLLFIVLSLTSFRYMLLDAIPASLKHAITAGIGLFITTVGLQNAGIIADSESNLITLGNLAEPMTYLTIIGLIITVVLMAYNVKGYLFIGMVITAILAWMMGLFQMPESMVSMPEGLTATAFQLDLAGVFSNGLYTIIFTFLLITLFDTTGTMLGVAEQAGLLKDGKFPRSRGALLADAVGTTTGALLGTSPTSAYIESSTGVAAGGRTGLTAVTVSVLLALTLFFTPIVSVISGIPAITSPALIIVGYFMISVISKINWKDLEEAFPAFLIIILTPLTHSIATGIGVGFIFYPVLKLLRGRGKDVHPIFYIFAVLFFIQLVFLDH, encoded by the coding sequence ATGGATAATTGGTTCAAACTCAAAGAAAGAGGCACGAGCGTTTCAACAGAAATCATCGCAGGGATCACGACATTTTTCACCATGGTATACATAGTGATCGTAAACCCTGGCATACTCAGCAGCACGGGGATGGAATTTAACGGAGTATTCATTGCAACGGTACTTGCGAGCATTGTGGCGACTCTGATTATGGGGATATGGTCCAACTATCCGATCGTCTTAGCGCCGGGTATGGGTCTCAACGCTTTCTTTGCTTACAGTGTAGTCGCCGGATATGGCGTGTCTTGGCAGGTTGCATTGGGAGCAGTATTTATAGCAGGGCTTTTGTTTATTGTTCTATCGCTTACTTCATTCCGTTACATGCTGCTGGATGCCATTCCTGCGAGCCTTAAGCACGCGATCACAGCAGGGATCGGACTGTTTATTACGACGGTAGGCTTGCAAAATGCCGGAATTATCGCCGATTCGGAATCGAATCTGATTACCCTCGGGAACTTGGCAGAGCCAATGACTTACCTGACGATTATCGGATTGATTATCACGGTTGTGCTGATGGCTTACAATGTCAAGGGTTATCTGTTCATCGGTATGGTGATTACCGCGATCCTTGCCTGGATGATGGGACTATTTCAAATGCCGGAATCGATGGTATCCATGCCCGAAGGCCTTACGGCGACGGCTTTCCAACTGGACCTGGCAGGCGTATTCTCTAACGGCTTGTATACGATCATCTTTACCTTCCTGTTAATCACGCTGTTTGATACAACGGGAACGATGCTCGGCGTGGCTGAACAAGCCGGATTGCTTAAGGATGGTAAATTTCCGCGCTCGCGCGGCGCGCTCTTGGCGGATGCCGTAGGGACGACCACCGGCGCTTTGCTCGGTACCAGCCCGACATCGGCTTATATCGAGTCCAGCACAGGGGTGGCTGCCGGAGGAAGAACGGGACTGACGGCGGTAACGGTAAGTGTACTGCTTGCGCTTACGTTGTTCTTTACACCTATCGTAAGTGTCATATCCGGCATCCCTGCGATCACTTCTCCGGCATTGATTATTGTCGGGTACTTTATGATCAGCGTTATCAGCAAAATCAATTGGAAGGATCTCGAAGAAGCTTTTCCTGCCTTCCTGATTATCATCCTTACCCCGTTGACACACAGCATTGCAACAGGCATTGGCGTAGGATTTATCTTCTATCCTGTGCTTAAGCTGCTTCGTGGAAGAGGCAAGGATGTTCATCCTATATTTTACATTTTTGCGGTATTGTTCTTTATCCAGCTTGTATTCCTGGATCACTAA
- a CDS encoding glycosyltransferase, whose translation MSKEKKLVVEMLFNNWGATADRLTKGWIEYRIDLFMKYALQSLLLQSSQDFTCYLLYDPNSEKLIQETLKKYPPLPSNIRFVTPKDYQAHVIQDIREFKYLYRVYLSSDDMYHKDFIKKLHDYTPRKDTVALIPQYGYIYDSVQHRLGKFFFWLPSYGATLIRVDEYLRGQAARTSWRDAFKVPREFINIKEPIWINHIHGQNTGTTFDNVLTWKIANVHDACSLDPWDNGKQPRAFFGPEITEPNEIERILKNFF comes from the coding sequence GTGTCTAAAGAAAAAAAGCTTGTCGTAGAAATGCTCTTTAATAACTGGGGAGCGACAGCGGATCGACTGACCAAGGGATGGATCGAATACAGAATAGATTTATTCATGAAGTATGCACTTCAGAGCCTGCTTCTTCAATCTTCTCAGGATTTTACCTGCTACTTGCTGTATGATCCGAACTCAGAGAAGCTTATACAAGAAACACTAAAAAAGTATCCTCCCTTGCCTTCCAATATCCGTTTCGTCACCCCTAAAGATTACCAAGCTCATGTCATCCAAGATATTAGAGAGTTCAAGTATTTGTATCGCGTCTATCTGTCCAGTGACGATATGTATCACAAAGATTTTATCAAAAAGCTGCATGACTATACACCCCGAAAAGACACGGTTGCCCTGATCCCACAATACGGTTACATCTACGATTCGGTACAACATCGACTGGGGAAATTTTTTTTCTGGCTTCCCAGCTACGGTGCAACCCTGATCCGTGTGGACGAATATTTGAGAGGACAAGCGGCCCGTACTTCCTGGCGCGATGCGTTTAAGGTGCCCAGGGAGTTCATTAATATCAAAGAACCTATCTGGATCAATCATATTCATGGACAGAATACAGGAACCACTTTTGACAATGTGTTGACCTGGAAAATAGCCAATGTTCATGATGCTTGTTCGTTGGACCCTTGGGATAACGGTAAGCAGCCTCGAGCTTTTTTCGGTCCTGAAATTACAGAGCCCAATGAGATCGAACGGATACTGAAAAACTTTTTTTAA
- a CDS encoding H-type small acid-soluble spore protein — protein sequence MNKQRAIEICESGIMKHVTYQDAPIFIQHVNEDETARIYPIGNSEQEMTVPLSSLVEHP from the coding sequence ATGAACAAACAAAGAGCGATTGAAATTTGTGAGTCAGGCATTATGAAACATGTAACTTATCAGGATGCGCCTATCTTCATCCAGCATGTCAATGAGGATGAAACCGCGCGGATCTATCCGATCGGAAACTCGGAGCAGGAAATGACTGTCCCTTTATCCAGTCTGGTTGAACATCCGTAG
- a CDS encoding MarR family winged helix-turn-helix transcriptional regulator: protein MTDAVDCDIRQLLDRISSQMRRNYSESLRELHLYVGQDNLLYRLWLGDGVTQMQLCEHLKCEPPTVTNMVKSLEQNGFIYRKRDLKDARIMRIFLTEKGRALEKPVEMKWREQQEKLLQSISAEDRLVLRQLMQKMESNII, encoded by the coding sequence ATGACAGATGCCGTAGATTGCGATATTCGCCAGTTATTAGATCGAATTTCCTCCCAAATGCGTCGAAATTATAGTGAATCCTTAAGGGAACTTCATCTTTATGTAGGGCAAGATAATTTGCTGTATCGTCTGTGGTTGGGTGATGGTGTAACACAAATGCAGCTATGTGAACATTTGAAATGTGAACCGCCAACGGTAACGAACATGGTTAAATCCCTAGAACAGAACGGGTTTATATATCGTAAACGTGATTTAAAAGATGCAAGAATCATGCGTATTTTTCTTACGGAGAAAGGTAGGGCATTAGAGAAACCGGTCGAGATGAAATGGAGAGAGCAGCAGGAGAAATTACTTCAATCCATTTCTGCGGAGGATCGGTTGGTTTTAAGACAATTAATGCAGAAAATGGAGAGTAATATTATATAA
- a CDS encoding Gfo/Idh/MocA family oxidoreductase — protein sequence MSNKIIRTGIIGASIHNGWASGTHIPAIEHLDEFKLTAVGTSNMESAKKSAEAFHADHAFDNMEDLAHHADVDMVVVSINVKEHYNAVKAMVPAGKPIYCEWPLGSNTAEALEMQEWVASAQMPNAIGLQARQAPAIQYVKDLLEKGYVGRVLSAHLKISIEGMGGVGDKSTAYLFDRQIGGNLLTIVGGHNLDAFTYMLGDFTELSALTAQQFPEVELADIQKVIKKTTDDQILIAGKLSSGAAASVHIQGGVKHQTGLMLEIFGDKGTIVLSAPASIQFGSHQLRGAGHADKELRELVIPDSYYTAPQSLKEDSGLVLNVAQAYRKFGQDIQEGTSLTPTFADAVKLHQLLDAIEKSARTGERQFL from the coding sequence TTGAGTAATAAAATAATTCGCACAGGAATCATAGGTGCTTCGATTCATAACGGATGGGCCAGCGGGACACATATTCCTGCGATCGAGCATTTGGATGAATTCAAGCTTACCGCAGTGGGGACAAGCAATATGGAAAGTGCGAAAAAAAGCGCAGAAGCGTTCCACGCTGATCACGCCTTTGATAACATGGAGGATTTGGCTCATCATGCCGATGTCGACATGGTCGTTGTCAGCATTAACGTGAAGGAACATTATAATGCGGTTAAAGCTATGGTGCCTGCCGGTAAACCGATCTATTGTGAATGGCCGCTGGGCTCTAATACGGCTGAAGCACTTGAAATGCAGGAATGGGTGGCATCCGCCCAAATGCCAAATGCGATTGGGCTACAGGCCAGACAAGCCCCAGCCATTCAGTATGTGAAAGATCTATTGGAAAAAGGTTATGTTGGCAGAGTGTTGTCTGCCCATTTAAAGATCTCTATTGAGGGTATGGGTGGCGTTGGTGACAAGTCCACGGCATACTTGTTTGACCGACAGATTGGAGGGAATTTGTTGACCATTGTAGGCGGACATAATCTGGATGCATTTACCTATATGCTTGGAGACTTTACCGAGCTGTCCGCCCTTACAGCACAGCAGTTTCCTGAAGTCGAATTGGCAGACATTCAGAAAGTCATCAAGAAGACGACAGATGATCAAATATTGATTGCTGGAAAATTATCGAGTGGTGCAGCCGCCAGTGTTCATATTCAAGGTGGCGTCAAGCATCAGACAGGACTAATGCTTGAAATTTTCGGAGACAAGGGAACCATCGTGCTGAGCGCGCCTGCATCGATTCAATTCGGCTCACACCAACTACGTGGTGCTGGACATGCGGACAAGGAGCTTCGTGAGCTAGTCATCCCGGATTCCTATTACACGGCTCCACAATCTTTAAAAGAAGACTCAGGATTGGTTCTGAATGTGGCTCAGGCTTATCGTAAGTTCGGCCAGGATATTCAGGAAGGAACGTCCTTAACCCCTACGTTTGCGGATGCGGTTAAGCTTCACCAGTTACTGGATGCCATTGAAAAGTCAGCCCGCACCGGTGAACGTCAATTTCTTTAA
- a CDS encoding sigma-70 family RNA polymerase sigma factor, which produces MKHTDTGAELMDIEPYVIDAQKGDKEAFAVIIRTFERQIYTYCYYMLKNREEAEDALQEIFIKLYRSIQKYEHQVSFSSWLYKIAYYHCMDMFRKKSRQKKTLFLQKEIQELEHQHLKENIPEVEQLLMSLKVEEKHLVLLRAVEQYSFEEIGQIMECKPATLRKKYERIRKKLIREKKSRGGTTHEAMVRSH; this is translated from the coding sequence TTGAAGCACACAGACACCGGAGCAGAATTGATGGATATTGAACCGTATGTGATCGATGCCCAAAAAGGGGACAAGGAAGCTTTTGCCGTCATCATTCGTACCTTTGAGAGACAAATTTATACGTATTGTTATTATATGTTGAAAAATCGCGAAGAAGCGGAGGATGCGCTGCAAGAAATTTTTATTAAGTTATACCGCTCTATTCAAAAATACGAACATCAGGTTTCGTTTTCTTCCTGGCTTTACAAAATAGCCTATTATCATTGTATGGATATGTTCAGAAAGAAAAGCAGGCAGAAGAAAACGTTATTCCTGCAAAAAGAAATTCAAGAGTTGGAGCATCAGCACTTGAAGGAGAACATACCCGAGGTCGAACAACTACTTATGAGTTTGAAAGTGGAAGAGAAGCATCTCGTACTATTACGAGCCGTTGAACAGTACAGCTTCGAAGAAATCGGACAGATCATGGAATGCAAACCGGCGACCCTTCGGAAAAAGTATGAACGCATCAGAAAAAAACTAATTCGAGAAAAGAAATCTAGAGGAGGGACAACGCATGAAGCAATGGTCAGATCCCACTGA
- a CDS encoding glycosyltransferase, protein MTRKVVIEINFNNYGFDPERLTREWLVRRMGIFRKFTLNSLKAQTNQDFLAVVKLSKESGELMQEILAEQEPLPANIRFGTHIESVRAILAFAEGYEDIYIARLDSDDLYHRTFVQQLYNVQPKPETMALINQNGYLWNSVNNEMAPTFHRSPQFYVYLYKTEQYASGYRVKLPGRGTHGNVIDLPHELLPPRNYINVIHSSNTSVKKVPLKDRLSEDQIEQVLREFMG, encoded by the coding sequence GTGACAAGAAAAGTCGTGATCGAGATTAATTTCAACAACTATGGTTTTGACCCGGAGCGTCTAACGAGGGAATGGCTGGTGCGGAGAATGGGCATTTTTCGCAAGTTTACGCTGAACAGCCTTAAGGCACAGACGAATCAGGATTTCCTGGCCGTCGTGAAGCTCTCGAAGGAATCGGGAGAGTTGATGCAGGAAATTTTGGCAGAGCAGGAACCGTTGCCGGCCAATATCCGTTTCGGTACGCATATCGAGAGCGTTCGCGCCATACTCGCCTTTGCGGAAGGATATGAAGACATTTACATTGCCAGACTGGATTCGGATGACCTTTATCACAGAACGTTTGTTCAGCAGCTTTATAACGTGCAGCCAAAGCCAGAGACGATGGCGCTAATTAATCAGAACGGGTATCTCTGGAACAGCGTCAACAATGAGATGGCACCGACGTTTCATCGTTCACCGCAGTTCTATGTGTATCTGTATAAAACGGAGCAGTACGCCTCAGGATACCGCGTCAAGTTACCGGGGAGAGGCACCCATGGGAATGTCATCGATTTGCCGCATGAGCTGCTGCCTCCACGCAATTATATCAATGTCATTCATTCCAGCAATACTTCGGTAAAAAAGGTTCCGCTTAAAGACCGGCTGAGTGAAGATCAGATCGAACAAGTATTACGGGAATTCATGGGCTGA
- a CDS encoding carboxymuconolactone decarboxylase family protein, which produces MTRLSYSSIGETPFQRLLGHNPGIQTNWTKLEQAFYDDGRLSSELKEQVRRTLAYGNGCKYCQAKGKPDLNEADVKTSLAVAFAELFLNHRSAINQGTFDVLRNEFSEPEIAELCSFICFTTASQTFGSLMDLQP; this is translated from the coding sequence ATGACCAGGTTATCTTACTCCAGTATAGGTGAAACTCCTTTTCAACGCTTGCTGGGTCATAATCCAGGTATTCAAACAAATTGGACCAAGCTTGAACAAGCTTTTTATGATGACGGCCGATTAAGCAGCGAATTAAAAGAACAGGTTCGTCGAACCCTTGCCTACGGCAACGGATGCAAGTACTGCCAGGCCAAAGGAAAACCAGATCTGAACGAAGCTGATGTTAAAACCAGTCTGGCTGTAGCTTTTGCTGAATTGTTTCTGAATCATCGCTCAGCCATTAATCAAGGAACATTCGATGTGCTGCGCAACGAGTTCTCCGAACCCGAGATTGCAGAGCTGTGCTCGTTCATTTGTTTTACGACAGCATCCCAAACCTTTGGTTCGCTAATGGATTTACAGCCCTGA
- a CDS encoding DUF4062 domain-containing protein — protein MRKKLQIYISSTYYDLIEERHTAVEAVLQAGHIPAGIEQFFKESPMKIRQRWIDESDVYILILGGFYGLTLPDDETKSYTQWEYEYAGEAGKPRFAFVVTDEALRHKPYDFSAIEYYQQFQEFKQFVMEQIPIYYVEDLRHIKMVLRDQLPKYAARDDLYGWVSGKDIPDVQKLLEENARLKAALEKKK, from the coding sequence ATGAGAAAAAAATTACAGATTTACATATCGTCTACTTACTACGATCTGATTGAGGAAAGGCATACCGCTGTCGAAGCCGTACTTCAAGCTGGTCATATCCCTGCTGGCATAGAGCAATTTTTCAAGGAAAGTCCAATGAAAATCAGGCAAAGATGGATCGACGAGTCCGATGTATATATTCTGATTCTCGGCGGATTCTATGGCTTAACGCTTCCTGATGATGAAACCAAGAGTTATACGCAGTGGGAATACGAGTATGCGGGAGAAGCGGGTAAACCTCGATTTGCCTTTGTTGTCACGGATGAAGCATTAAGACATAAGCCATACGACTTCTCAGCCATTGAATATTATCAGCAGTTTCAAGAGTTCAAACAATTCGTCATGGAACAAATCCCGATCTATTATGTTGAAGATCTACGGCACATTAAAATGGTGCTTCGCGATCAATTGCCGAAATATGCAGCTAGAGACGATTTATATGGCTGGGTATCCGGCAAGGATATCCCGGACGTTCAAAAGCTGTTGGAGGAGAATGCAAGATTAAAAGCAGCATTGGAGAAAAAGAAATGA